A window of Argopecten irradians isolate NY chromosome 1, Ai_NY, whole genome shotgun sequence contains these coding sequences:
- the LOC138327980 gene encoding sperm-associated antigen 17-like isoform X9 has translation MSKAGKRVKSGSGQGGAKWEQALLSAQFDEENWKANITFIVGNKVDDYTWIDILGSTIASGPRKLFSVISKQKLEEEVRELGNPKGKKPKDVPQHYEVTEPCKIHLDNNEEIPFPLLARLIKYKLLAIKTADLKRRETEKKALLEKDKARKGSGTKGGKERGKSPPKGKGGKKTPEPPVAKEDSKLRKRGEEDDEGKYIDDEPDDGAQHYVIVYGYNSPHLITQLAELNINVDSILRISSQDYTRFAAKDDVPAVEKDEKTQGKLDDSTPRSDATLSKDKAAQKAVLEEIERAAKLKVKKELKEFWKDVLLVLQKQADGSRLHDIARQEYEVKNLLVPEDQEDAEQKNVFGLAMFEDVACMIYDLIDSRRQYKNYLENLRLLHVPMYGQAAAPAQEERPAVSGAPTPSAQQPPAPSVPSIHPDMLEIAPQVDMRFYNDLMNCVPQESVSVSLVMHAMLDQVVATEENIDPPSEQLPPKRQDGLNSELASHISGLAFKLALSEDEQKILSDVFDSEEKPPETPGQPLLMNYHDKISARTNHLKKIFNFNPEEVEKEMLKRLPFASLTHIPRPGSRIARERAARLQELIHFCATGGLSQSEIDRAFKQFVFESMDLASTDPNGFIITRDSEGAEHSAIPWDDPYPFFKGMIPTHLKGAKDEMDVRSSRSVTINLVPSAMSPTTTKSMKTEDKSVSIEDQREGSRPSSTDSKKGILRPPSRSRSSSGGRRSRSNSVHFEKDEEGKPVRHYEEEDELDVVETEPDKTTEESLMEIVDAQKRNLDQWCFAEHYEPHVLLQIIKEASFLLPFMDMYYHKRDNSLMLVLHNPSSLELQNHVDWHTELHCNLGFRNYMECVAESIADWNQEEEAKYQAIMLSKELVKMRDDEEASIKSAEKAAKGRKSPRKSPSRSKSPGKNSRSSSQERPTSANMFVRANSLKAYKEEQDRLKAEEEEKEREKSAKRVRSGKKADKEKEEKKAPGSRASAKSKTSAKEPIDDQPKEEGDAAPVEEKYWPFTGYDVGNKLIHVAGMTTTLFPSDGGQIRTEKLEFTQGTNSVKTSVLKDGHVFCVHVIDPKERGEDSETDDDENKEEVEKSEHEKSEKDQGDKMTRDGDAGSTARSNSARSDEKKTKSVSAFGCITANLQDGMSLSLSQFGPTGVSQDGKKYEPKVYVPPPTTPSPVPPPSPTKSKKGDKGKGAPTPEAPPPVTPQETEKEDDQEEKKDEEKPVLQPFQQLYVSSPDGLSVKYLLESSVGMKPLSDDDRRLLIKQSYPFKTRGEQPCESKRRKYALSEQSRIITSEGTVVKNMMDGSIEVLYADGTVSVHTGPWATKRSSSSSPQRAGSARSQTGERAETPTKKAAASAKGKSNKSHDKIAEQAPEEEVPEKKGLWVTTYPNGEKVACRSDGNMEELKSVMISLASDPQTSQSMATRDDHVITISYPDGTTIIEHADGTRITTYYKENQITTGEDEFEDNDIKEFETQTVKFVKVECPAYATVEFNCLTSENLTIFGNGTTINVFPDGYYMLHQHDGGRVEVDMEGTLTYYPRPIRNMEQLLPERELQYILCHNADVVVETVDSDGNVFNVKSNGDFTVIPVNGDALSESSMDEGKMDKKLTSYREHAPRFFILHSDGSGTELLRYQDVAEYITTAEHSPATAVLKDDLPDYPGVQGITILKPYLGGPSEKFFKKYDQESIIPPGIRCRDLTTLPPKEFKTPGPGYGKNLGQGLSVGAAVRQPVRIPILKCPNILELRQLIQYKPVSGALRESLQAGVKEYAEFVTERNKVTNMMQVVDPRTDEERIHAADLTEIGLQTAQRELPQYEPANIKGIYEKVTAPPVPSPPPTPQPKRTMADWERDQREINQEIDGRDALRKKRIPTYFDSEFGKAFLLTQAKDVDEILQQLSEDPRKDGTEAVRGNSSSQSNNPQQISPDTSAYPARSVAAVTSVQSDRSSTSPVDTLHPKQVSDTPISYAVYAETVPSRGGIRPGNPTPAHATGQGSPAPLRPDNPTPGHAVKTSTGRPYNPTPKHAGGQIDSPSDLPSQLDYPAIIMEQPLEEEDYSTGEVPEGESELILTRSLKMDVTGRPRKEAVVLPRGIKGGRPGAIPNTKYKTVEGGVRRKVNTSVTAGASIPSQVQLDRMKGLILLPEEVDFGVLREGNTYVCTVCLKNTGVDSCRFKIRQPPPATGLRINYRLGPIAAGMKTDLECELYAIAVGVEGDSGVGSIRHDLEIVTETDILFLPITATVLTADAYDNRSPNSPQGGKSPGTRLVSTRPPQSTGIIRPRKNPFPGPPQPDSTYVR, from the exons ATGTCGAAAGCTGGGAAAAGGGTCAAAAGCGGTTCAGGACAAGGAGGAGCGAAATGGGAACAGGCGCTCTTATCCGCACAATTTGACGAG gaaaaCTGGAAGGCCAATATAACTTTTATTGTTGGGAATAAAGTTGACGACTATACATGGATAGATATATTAGGATCAACTATTGCCAGTGGACCTCGGAAGTTGTTCAGTGTGATATCAAAACAGAAGCTGGAGGAAGAG GTAAGAGAACTCGGTAATCCTAAAGGGAAAAAGCCCAAAGATGTTCCCCAGCACTATGAAGTGACAGAGCCGTGTAAGATCCACTTGGACAACAATGAGGAAATCCCATTCCCTTTGTTAGCTCGACTTATCAAGTATAAACTACTTGCAATTAAAACTGCTGACCTCAAGAGGCGTGAAACTGAAAAGAAG GCCCTACTTGAAAAGGACAAGGCTCGTAAAGGATCTGGCACCAAGGGGGGTAAAGAAAGGGGCAAGTCACCACCCAAAGGTAAAGGGGGTAAGAAAACCCCAGAGCCCCCAGTGGCTAAGGAGGACAGTAAATTGAGAAAGAGAGGAGAAGAAGATGACGAGGGAAAATATATTG ATGATGAGCCAGATGACGGAGCCCAACACTATGTAATTGTATATGGATACAACAGTCCACACCTGATCACCCAGCTGGCTGAGCTGAACATCAACGTCGACTCCATCTTAAGGATTTCATCGCAGGACTACACAAGGTTTGCAGCAAAGGATGATGTTCCTGCCGTAGAAAAGGATGAAAAGACTCAAG GGAAACTGGATGATAGCACACCACGTAGTGATGCTACTTTGA GCAAAGACAAGGCTGCCCAAAAGGCCG TGTTGGAGGAGATTGAACGTGCCGCCAAACTGAAGGTAAAGAAGGAACTTAAGGAGTTTTGGAAGGATGTGCTCCTGGTATTACAAAAACAAGCTGATGGCTCCCGCCTTCATGATATTGCGCGTCAGGAGTATGAGGTGAAAAATCTTCTAGTACCAGAAGATCAGGAGGACGCAGAGCAGAAG AATGTGTTTGGCCTGGCCATGTTTGAGGATGTTGCCTGTATGATCTATGATTTGATTGACTCCCGCCGTCAGTACAAGAACTACCTGGAAAATCTCAGACTACTTCACGTACCCATGTATGGCCAAGCAGCAGCTCCAGCACAgg AAGAACGTCCTGCTGTGTCTGGTGCCCCCACCCCATCTGCCCAACAACCTCCTGCCCCCAGCGTCCCCTCGATCCACCCGGACATGCTAGAGATAGCCCCTCAGGTAGACATGAGGTTCTACAACGACTTGATGAACTGTGTGCCCCAGGAGAGTGTCAGTGTGTCACTTGTAATGCATGCTATGCTGGACCAG GTGGTGGCCACAGAAGAGAATATTGATCCTCCAAGTGAACAGCTTCCTCCTAAGAGACAGGACGGCCTCAACTCGGAGCTGGCCTCTCACATCAGTGGCCTTGCTTTCAAACTCGCCCTCTCAGAGGACGAACAAAAG ATCCTGTCTGATGTATTTGATTCGGAAGAGAAACCTCCAGAAACACCAGGACAGCCATTGCTGATGAACTATCATGATAAGATTTCTGCCAGGACAAACCATCTTAAAAAGATCTTCAATTTTAACCCTGAAGAGGTTGAGAAAGAAATGTTGAAACGATTGCCATTTGCATCGCTGACACACATTCCCCGTCCCGGGTCCCGCATCGCCAGGGAACGAGCAGCTAGACTGCAGGAACTGATACACTTCTGTGCAACTGGAGGATTGTCACAGTCAG AGATTGACCGTGCCTTCAAACAGTTTGTGTTTGAGAGTATGGACCTTGCAAGTACCGATCCTAATGGGTTTATAATTACAAGGGACAGTGAAGGGGCAGAACACTCGGCCATCCCTTGGGATGACCCCTACCCCTTTTTTAAGGGCATGATCCCCACCCATCTAAAGGGGGCTAAGGATGAGATGGATGTTCGCTCCTCAAGATCAG TCACTATCAATTTGGTCCCAT CAGCAATGTCCCCAACAACAACCAAAAGTATGAAGACTGAGGATAAGTCTGTCTCCATCGAGGATCAGAGGGAAGGCTCACGACCTTCCAGCACTGATAGCAAGAAAGGCATACTGCGACCTccatcaaggtcaaggtcaagttCTGGTGGCCGCAGGTCAAGGAGTAACTCAG TGCACTTTGAGAAGGATGAGGAAGGTAAGCCTGTACGTCACTATGAGGAAGAGGATGAGCTGGACGTTGTGGAAACAGAGCCTGACAAGACTACCGAGGAGAGTCTCATGGAGATTGTTGATGCTCAGAAACGTAACCTTGACCAGTGGTGTTTTGCTGAGCACTATGAGCCCCATGTCCTCTTACAG ATTATCAAGGAAGCCTCCTTCTTGCTGCCTTTCATGGACATGTACTACCATAAGAGAGATAACTCCCTGATGTTGGTCCTCCACAATCCTTCCAGTCTGGAGCTCCAGAATCACGTGGACTGGCACACTGAGCTCCATTGTAACCTGGGATTTAG AAATTACATGGAATGTGTGGCTGAATCTATAGCAGACTGGAACCAGGAAGAGGAAGCTAAGTACCAGGCTATAATGCTCTCCAAGGAGTTAGTAAAGATGAGGGATGATGAAGAGGCGAGCATCAAGTCTGCGGAGAAGGCGGCTAAGGGCCGCAAGTCTCCTCGCAAATCACCAA GTCGATCTAAAAGCCCTGGTAAGAACTCTCGTTCTAGTAGTCAGGAGCGCCCTACATCTGCTAACATGTTTGTCAGGGCTAACTCACTAAAGGCATACAAGGAAGAACAAGATAGATTGAAGGCTGAAGAGGAAGAAAAGGAACGAGAGAAGAGTGCAAAACGAGTCAGATCTGGCAAAAAG GCTGATAAAGAGAAGGAGGAAAAGAAAGCACCAGGATCCAGGGCTAGTGCTAAGTCTAAGACCTCTGCCAAGGAGCCGATTGACGACCAGCCCAAGGAGGAAGGTGATGCTGCCCCTGTGGAGGAAAAATACTGGCCT TTTACTGGTTATGATGTTGGTAACAAACTCATTCATGTGGCCGGAATGACCACGACCCTGTTCCCCTCGGACGGTGGTCAGATCAGGACAGAGAAGCTAGAGTTCACTCAGGGTACAAACTCTGTAAAGACCTCTGTACTGAAGGATGGTCATGTGTTCTGTGTTCATGTCATTGACCCAAAGGAGCGTGGAGAAGATAGCGAGACAGATGACGATGAAAACAAAGAGGAGGTGGAGAAGTCAGAACATGAGAAATCAGAGAAGGATCAGG GAGATAAGATGACTAGGGATGGTGACGCTGGCAGTACAGCTAGGAGTAACTCAGCCAGATCTGACGAGAAGAAAACTAAATCAGTCAGTGCTTTTGGCTGCATAACTGCCAATCTACAGGACGGCATGTCACTATCACTTAGTCAGTTTGGTCCTACAGGAGTTTCTCAGGACG GTAAGAAATATGAGCCTAAGGTGTATGTACCACCACCTACGACCCCTAGTCCTGTACCCCCACCATCTCCTACGAAGAGCAAGAAGGGTGACAAGGGTAAGGGGGCACCTACCCCTGAGGCCCCTCCTCCTGTAACC CCTCAAGAAACAGAAAAGGAAGACGATCAAGAGGAAAAGAAGGATGAAGAAAAACCTGTTCTGCAGCCCTTCCAGCAGCTGTATGTGAGCTCACCTGACGGCCTCAGTGTCAAATACCTGCTGGAGAGTTCTGTTG GAATGAAGCCCTTGTCTGATGATGACCGTCGTCTACTCATCAAACAGAGTTATCCCTTTAAAACGCGCGGTGAACAACCATGCGAGTCCAAACGTAGGAAGTACGCATTGTCAGAACAGTCTAGAATCATTACATCAGAAGGCACAGTGGTCAAAAACATGATGGATGGGTCAATCGAG GTGCTATATGCTGATGGTACAGTTAGTGTCCATACTGGACCTTGGGCTACGAAGCGTAGCAGTAGCAGTTCACCTCAGCGGGCAGGAAGTGCTCGCAGTCAGACTGGAGAAAGGGCAGAAACTCCCACCAAGAAAGCAG CAGCAAGTGCAAAGGGGAAGAGTAACAAATCCCACGATAAGATTGCAGAGCAGGCTCCAGAGGAGGAGGTGCCAGAGAAAAAGGGATTGTGGGTGACAACATACCCTAACGGGGAAAAGGTGGCCTGTAGAAGTGATGGCAATATGGAAGAACTTAAATCTGTGATGATCAGTTTGGCCTCCGACCCTCAGACAAGTCAG TCGATGGCAACAAGAGATGACCATGTGATCACAATTAGTTACCCAGACGGCACTACAATCATAGAGCATGCTGATGGTACAAGGATTACCACGTATTACAAGGAGAACCAGATAACTACCGGAGAAGACGAATTCGAGGACAATG aTATAAAGGAATTTGAAACACAAACAGTAAAGTTTGTGAAGGTGGAATGTCCTGCTTATGCTACTGTAGAATTCAATTGTTTAACGAGTGAGAACTTGACCATATTTGGTAATGGTACGACTATCAACGTATTCCCAGATGGGTATTACATGTTACACCAGCATGACGGGGGACGAGTGGAGGTAGACATGGAGGGAACCCTCACCTACTACCCTCGTCCAATCAGAAACATGGAACAACTTCTCCCCGAGAGAGAGCTTCAATACATCCTCTGCCATAATGCAGATGTGGTCGTGGAAACTGTCGACTCGGACGGAAATGTATTTAATGTGAAAAGCAATGGCGACTTTACTGTGATTCCTGTAAATGGTGATGCTCTGTCTGAATCTAGTATGGATGAAGGTAAAATGGATAAAAAATTGACATCTTATAGAGAACATGCTCCACGGTTTTTCATTCTTCATTCTGATGGAAGTGGTACAGAATTATTAAGATATCAGGATGTTGCTGAGTATATAACCACAGCAGAACACAGTCCTGCCACAGCAGTGCTAAAGGATGACCTCCCAGACTACCCAGGAGTACAAGGGATTACTATTCTCAAACCATACCTGGGAGGTCCATCAGAAAAGTTCTTTAAGAAGTATGACCAGGAGTCCATCATACCTCCAGGTATACGCTGTAGAGATCTAACAACTCTTCCTCCAAAGGAATTCAAAACGCCCGGACCAGGATACGGGAAGAACCTTGGACAGGGACTGTCAGTCGGAGCAGCAGTGAGACAGCCAGTTAGAATCCCAATACTAAAATGTCCGAATATCTTAGAACTAAGACAGCTTATACAGTACAAGCCTGTGTCAGGAGCTCTAAGAGAAAG CCTGCAGGCAGGTGTAAAGGAATACGCTGAGTTTGTGACGGAAAGAAACAAGGTCACTAACATGATGCAGGTAGTCGATCCGAGGACAGATGAGGAGAGGATACATGCTGCAGATCTTACAGAGATTGGCCTTCAGACGGCTCAGCGAGAACTGCCTCAGTATGAACCAG CTAATATCAAAGGTATCTATGAAAAAGTGACGGCACCACCAGTACCAAGTCCTCCCCCTACCCCTCAGCCTAAACGTACTATGGCGGACTGGGAGAGGGACCAGAGAGAGATTAACCAAGAAATAGATGGCAGAGATGCCCTTAGGAAGAAAAGGATCCCTACCTACTTCGACAGCGAATTCGGGAAAGCCTTTCTCCTTACACAG GCAAAGGATGTGGACGAGATTCTCCAACAATTATCAGAGGATCCAAGGAAGGATGGAACGGAAGCTGTCCGAGGAAATTCGTCCAGCCAGAGTAACAATCCCCAGCAAATCTCTCCGGACACCAGTGCTTACCCCGCAAGAT CCGTAGCAGCAGTGACCTCTGTCCAGAGTGATCGGTCAAGCACTTCACCAGTGGACACCCTCCATCCAAAACAAGTCTCGGACACTCCTATTTCATATGCAG TGTATGCGGAGACTGTTCCGTCCCGTGGAGGTATCCGCCCAGGAAATCCTACCCCAGCCCATGCTACTGGTCAAGGCTCTCCAGCGCCACTTCGTCCAGATAATCCCACCCCAGGACATGCTGTTAAAACAAGCACTGGCCGACCAT ATAATCCCACTCCTAAGCACGCTGGTGGTCAGATAGATTCGCCCTCAGACCTGCCATCACAGCTAGACTACCCAGCCATTATCATGGAGCAACCTCTGGAGGAGGAAG ATTACTCCACTGGCGAAGTTCCAGAGGGAGAGAGTGAGCTTATCCTAACAAGAAGTTTGAAGATGGATGTGACTGGCCGGCCTAGAAAGGAGGCGGTGGTACTCCCTAGGGGTATCAAGGGAGGACGACCGGGGGCTATCCCTAACACCAAG TATAAGACTGTTGAAGGAGGTGTACGCCGGAAGGTGAACACGTCTGTGACAGCCGGAGCTTCTATCCCCTCTCAAGTCCAGTTGGATAGGATGAAAGGGCTGATCCTACTACCGGAGGAGGTCGACTTTGGAGTGCTTAGAGAGGGAAACACTTATGTCTGTACTGTTTGTCTCAAGAACACAGGAGTGGATTCCTGTCGCTTTAAAATCAGACAGCCTCCTCCAGCTACTGGTCTCAGGATCAACTACAGGCTGGGACCG attgCAGCTGGGATGAAGACAGATTTGGAGTGTGAACTGTATGCCATTGCCGTTGGAGTGGAGGGAGATTCTGGGGTCGGGTCTATCCGACATGACTTGGAGATTGTCACAGAAACAGATATTCTCTTCCTGCCCATCACAGCAA CTGTCTTGACTGCTGATGCTTATGATAATAGAAGTCCAAACAGTCCCCAAGGAGGGAAGTCCCCAGGAACACGACTCGTCTCCACACGTCCTCCTCAGAGTACGGGGATCATCAGACCAAGGAAAAACCCCTTCCCAG GTCCACCCCAACCAGATTCTACCTACGTGAGATAG